AGACGAATGCGGCAGGATCGTATCTGAAGCACGACCCTGCCGCAGGAACCTTAGTGCTTCTCTTTCTTGCCCTTCTTCTCGTGCTTCGCTTGTTTGTCTTCCTTATCGATGATGGTGCCGGTGCCCGCGTCGATGTGAACTTCCGTCATTTTGCCGTCGGCTCCCAGCACTTCGACTTCCCAGACCGTCTTGTCGTGCTTCTTTTCGAGCTCGGCTTCGACGGCACGGCCGGGAATCGCATCCAGCGCGGTCTTAATAGCCTGGTCGATGGTGACCTTGGCATCCTTCACCAACTCGGCGGCGTCACACTTCTCATCCTTGCCTTTGTGCCCCTTGTCACTCCAGGCAGGAGTGCTCGTGACACAGAGTGCCGCGACCATCAGGGCGGGTACTGCAACGTGCTTGATCATGTGTGACCTCCGGTTCTATGCAGGGTGTAGGGTTATTGGGGCTTCGCCTCGCCGTGCGGATTGGCACTGTGCGGGTTCGCGCCGTGGGGGTTGCCGCCATGCGGATTCTTGCCGTGGGGAGCGGCCTGGCCCGCGCCCTTGTGCTGCTGCATCATCTTCTCGTGCTCGGCCTGTTCCTTCGCGCGTTGTTCCGGGGTCAGCAGTGCGAGGGCTTCCCGTCTGGTCTTGATCGACAGCACGCGGAGTCCGATCTGCACGTCGGCGCTTTGCTTGAGCTTGGCTTCGATGGCGGACAAATCCGACTTCTCATCGTCGTTCAGTGCCTTCACTTCCCGTTCGGCGACCTGGATGTCGGCTTCCATCTTGATCCGGTTCTTATCGAGGTTGAGTTGGAGATCCTTGAGCTTGGCGACCTGGTCGGCGCTCAATCCGATGTCCTTTTCAT
This genomic window from Nitrospira sp. contains:
- a CDS encoding PepSY domain-containing protein; protein product: MIKHVAVPALMVAALCVTSTPAWSDKGHKGKDEKCDAAELVKDAKVTIDQAIKTALDAIPGRAVEAELEKKHDKTVWEVEVLGADGKMTEVHIDAGTGTIIDKEDKQAKHEKKGKKEKH